Proteins encoded together in one Bacteroides zoogleoformans window:
- a CDS encoding TonB-dependent receptor plug domain-containing protein: MRSETFFLVLSELLLMHPLFAQKYVTDTVRLNFHIDSIALEEVVVKGRKTPVANSRWSDIQPVELVTVGGANGDLYKALQTLPGTQVQGETGELLVRGGSSRETQTFIDGMHVLNPYTSNGINSPARSRYSTFMFSGVNLASGGASQEYGEALSAVLPLETKDYSKIDKLGVNASVIGIGGGGTKTFGGGSLSVDLNYQNLGLYDEFYSGRKDFEKPYRMFSAATQLRYAPREAELLKVYAQYDRTDLSVHEGDARRLFALCEDNVYVNATYRKHASGGWSGFAGVAYAHYYREIGGAVASGDHWSERQQELHLKAKASKRLSAVLRLDMGVESYMRGYADRYLLGEVAEANRLYPAIFAGFFSTNGYLGDRWKAELSFRMEYLSLNRKINFSPRLAVNYFVGNVVLSGTIGRYTQLPENSYLIRRKDLLSEVCMQYNLGAQYEDGGRFCKAELYYKDYDRLALDETGAGARGGHPVSDGYGYSKGLDLFFRDGASFKNLEYRLSYTYNIVKRKYQAYRELTTPQYTTRHNASLVVKYAVPRLHSIIGLTERFSSGRPYHNPALPGLMNDEVRPYNSLDVGVTFLANKKVIIHASVTNILCRKNEFGKVDGKAILASADHFFYVGVYVTLGKKAAYDVSNF, encoded by the coding sequence ATGAGAAGTGAAACATTCTTTTTAGTTTTGAGCGAATTGCTCCTGATGCATCCTTTATTTGCGCAGAAGTATGTGACTGATACGGTGCGTCTGAATTTTCATATAGACAGTATCGCTTTGGAAGAGGTGGTGGTGAAAGGCAGGAAAACTCCGGTTGCCAACAGCCGTTGGAGCGATATCCAGCCTGTGGAGCTGGTCACTGTGGGTGGCGCGAACGGAGATTTATACAAAGCCTTGCAAACGCTGCCGGGCACTCAAGTGCAGGGCGAAACCGGGGAATTGTTGGTGCGTGGGGGCAGTAGTCGGGAAACACAGACCTTTATCGATGGAATGCATGTGCTGAATCCTTATACATCGAATGGCATCAATAGTCCTGCCCGCAGCCGTTACTCCACGTTCATGTTCAGTGGGGTGAACCTTGCTTCGGGAGGCGCATCGCAAGAATATGGAGAAGCGCTTTCGGCTGTGCTGCCACTTGAGACGAAAGATTACAGCAAGATCGATAAGCTGGGCGTGAACGCTTCCGTGATCGGCATAGGCGGAGGGGGTACAAAGACTTTCGGAGGCGGGTCTCTGTCAGTCGATTTGAACTATCAGAACTTGGGTCTGTATGATGAATTCTATTCCGGTAGGAAAGACTTCGAGAAACCATACCGCATGTTTTCCGCCGCCACCCAACTCCGTTATGCTCCTCGTGAGGCGGAGCTGCTGAAAGTGTACGCACAATATGACCGGACGGATTTATCTGTTCATGAGGGAGATGCCCGCCGTTTGTTTGCGCTGTGTGAGGACAATGTTTATGTCAATGCTACGTATCGCAAGCATGCTTCCGGTGGGTGGAGCGGGTTTGCAGGGGTGGCTTACGCTCATTATTACCGGGAAATCGGCGGTGCGGTCGCTTCGGGGGATCATTGGTCGGAACGGCAGCAGGAACTGCATCTGAAAGCTAAGGCGTCCAAGAGGCTATCGGCTGTGTTACGGTTGGATATGGGCGTGGAAAGTTATATGCGGGGTTATGCGGATAGGTATCTGTTGGGAGAGGTAGCGGAGGCTAACAGGTTGTACCCGGCTATTTTTGCCGGATTCTTTTCTACGAATGGTTATCTGGGGGACCGGTGGAAAGCGGAACTCTCTTTCCGCATGGAATATCTGTCGTTGAACCGGAAGATAAACTTTTCGCCCCGTTTGGCTGTAAACTACTTCGTAGGTAATGTGGTATTGTCCGGGACCATCGGGCGTTATACGCAATTACCCGAGAATAGTTATCTGATACGCCGAAAGGATTTGTTGTCCGAAGTGTGTATGCAGTATAATCTGGGTGCGCAGTATGAGGATGGAGGACGTTTCTGCAAAGCTGAACTTTATTATAAGGATTACGATCGGCTGGCGTTGGACGAAACCGGTGCCGGTGCAAGGGGTGGGCATCCTGTCTCCGATGGTTACGGATACAGCAAAGGTCTCGACTTGTTCTTTCGCGACGGGGCTTCATTCAAGAATTTGGAATACCGCTTATCTTATACTTATAATATAGTCAAGCGTAAGTATCAGGCTTATCGGGAACTGACCACTCCTCAGTATACCACCCGGCATAATGCCTCATTGGTCGTGAAGTATGCTGTACCCCGCTTGCATTCCATCATAGGACTTACCGAGCGTTTCAGCAGTGGGCGGCCTTATCATAATCCTGCATTGCCGGGGTTGATGAATGATGAAGTGAGACCCTACAATAGTCTGGATGTGGGTGTGACTTTTCTGGCAAATAAAAAAGTCATTATACACGCTTCCGTCACCAATATTCTGTGCAGGAAGAATGAATTCGGCAAGGTGGATGGTAAAGCGATTTTGGCATCGGCAGACCATTTCTTCTATGTGGGCGTATATGTCACTTTGGGGAAGAAAGCGGCGTATGATGTGTCTAATTTTTAA
- a CDS encoding DUF2141 domain-containing protein: protein MKAMIVFLVCLFQGTTTLLFAQNLTIEVRGIEKAEGHLYVAIYNSEEAFMKKPIATFRIDVKDKIVSIPCQGLPVGTYAVSLFQDENGNGRLDTGAYGIPTEKYGFSNDAEGVMGPPSYDKCRFTFSADTTLMIHLK, encoded by the coding sequence ATGAAAGCAATGATTGTTTTTTTAGTGTGTCTGTTTCAAGGCACGACGACACTGTTGTTTGCTCAGAACCTGACTATTGAGGTTCGTGGCATTGAAAAGGCGGAGGGGCATCTCTATGTAGCCATCTACAATTCGGAGGAGGCGTTTATGAAAAAGCCGATAGCGACGTTCAGGATAGACGTGAAAGATAAAATCGTTTCCATCCCCTGTCAAGGGTTACCGGTCGGGACGTATGCCGTTTCTCTCTTTCAGGATGAAAACGGAAACGGAAGGTTAGATACCGGAGCTTATGGCATTCCTACGGAGAAATATGGTTTCAGCAATGATGCCGAGGGTGTTATGGGACCTCCGTCATACGACAAATGCCGTTTCACCTTTTCGGCAGATACGACTTTGATGATACATTTGAAATAG
- a CDS encoding transglutaminase-like domain-containing protein — protein sequence MKRITRFSFLLVLMCLLAACGERSFITDAAYRRRVEQDFSRKKAMLPHGDLFTVFNMDLTLYEREALEFLYAYMPLADIADYPGEFHLMNIRASRKAAEEMPWGKTIPEEIFRHFVLPVRVNNEQLDSARVVFYEELKNRVKSLSLYDAILEVNHWCHEKAVYTPSDARTSSPLATVRTAYGRCGEESTLLVAALRSVGIPARQVYTPRWAHTDDNHAWVEAWADGRWYFLGACEPEPVLNLGWFNAPASRGMLMHTKVFGRYEGAEEVMSVTPNYTEINVVENYASTAKATVMVEDEQGNPVADACVEFKLYNYAEFYTVARKQTDEKGKAFLTAGKGDMLVWVSKDGKFGYAKLSFGKDDELRVKLDKAAGEAHTVDFDIVPPPESADLPKVTPEQRAENDRRMAREDSIRNAYVSTFMTDEAAREFAKRYKLDAELASRLLVASRGNHRVIFDFMARLRSEKSKHGGFDLLQQISAKDLRDVRKEVLIDHMLSPMCKDNSLFSKYVRNPRVSNEILTPYKIFFKNAVSKADAEAYEADPMKLVAWVAEHIRIEKECNLGGAPITPEGVWKARVADAHSRDIFFVSMARSMAIPARIDEVTGKVQLMTANGAVDVNFDQVQPESHMQQKGRLVAGYRSIASLDNPKYYSHFTLSKLTSQGRLQLLSYEEGDADMGGGTTWAGLLKDGTALDAGNYVLVTGTRLASGAVLSRTVFFSIVPGQTTKIELVMRERKDEVQVIGNFNSESLFTPRSGDGGTDKKSLLQVCGRGYFVVGVLGVNQEPTNHALRDIAAFKNELEKWGRPMVLLFPDEVKAGKFAPASFPGLPATIRYGIDTDGIAAQIANNMKLKHKETLPIFIIADTFNRVVFVSQGYTIGLGEQLMKTVENL from the coding sequence ATGAAGCGAATTACACGATTTTCTTTCCTTTTAGTATTGATGTGCTTGCTGGCCGCTTGCGGCGAACGTTCTTTCATCACCGATGCTGCTTATCGTCGGCGTGTGGAACAAGATTTCAGCCGGAAAAAGGCAATGTTGCCGCATGGTGATTTGTTTACTGTGTTCAACATGGATTTAACGCTCTATGAGCGTGAAGCCTTGGAGTTTCTTTATGCTTATATGCCTTTGGCTGATATAGCCGACTATCCCGGTGAGTTCCATCTGATGAATATACGTGCCTCTCGGAAGGCAGCAGAGGAAATGCCTTGGGGAAAGACCATCCCTGAAGAAATTTTCCGCCATTTTGTGCTTCCGGTGCGGGTGAACAATGAGCAATTGGACAGTGCACGGGTGGTGTTTTATGAAGAATTGAAAAATCGAGTGAAATCTCTTTCTCTTTATGACGCCATTCTGGAAGTGAATCACTGGTGCCACGAAAAAGCTGTCTATACCCCTTCGGATGCCCGCACCAGTTCGCCTTTGGCCACGGTGCGAACTGCCTACGGGCGTTGCGGCGAAGAATCTACTTTGCTGGTGGCCGCCCTGCGCTCGGTGGGCATTCCCGCCCGTCAGGTCTATACTCCCCGTTGGGCGCATACGGACGACAACCATGCTTGGGTAGAAGCGTGGGCCGACGGACGATGGTACTTCCTCGGCGCTTGCGAACCGGAACCGGTGCTGAATCTTGGTTGGTTCAACGCTCCCGCCAGTCGTGGCATGTTGATGCACACCAAGGTGTTCGGACGCTACGAGGGAGCAGAAGAGGTGATGTCCGTCACACCAAACTATACCGAAATCAATGTAGTGGAGAATTATGCATCGACGGCTAAGGCTACCGTTATGGTGGAGGACGAACAGGGCAATCCGGTGGCCGACGCATGTGTGGAGTTCAAACTTTATAATTATGCAGAGTTTTACACCGTGGCCCGCAAGCAGACTGATGAGAAAGGAAAGGCCTTTCTGACGGCAGGTAAAGGCGATATGCTGGTGTGGGTGTCCAAAGATGGGAAGTTCGGTTATGCCAAACTCTCTTTCGGCAAGGATGATGAACTGCGGGTGAAGCTGGACAAGGCTGCCGGCGAAGCCCATACGGTGGATTTTGATATCGTTCCGCCTCCCGAAAGTGCCGACTTGCCTAAGGTGACTCCCGAACAACGGGCTGAGAACGACCGCCGCATGGCTCGTGAAGACTCCATCCGAAATGCGTATGTCTCTACGTTTATGACCGATGAAGCGGCACGTGAGTTTGCCAAACGCTATAAGTTGGATGCAGAACTTGCTTCCCGCTTGTTGGTTGCTTCCCGGGGCAATCATCGGGTCATATTCGATTTCATGGCCCGGCTGCGTTCCGAAAAGTCAAAGCATGGCGGTTTCGACCTCCTGCAGCAAATTTCGGCCAAAGACTTGCGAGATGTTCGTAAGGAGGTGCTCATAGACCACATGTTGTCCCCCATGTGCAAGGATAACAGCCTTTTCAGCAAGTACGTACGCAATCCGCGCGTGAGCAATGAGATACTTACGCCATATAAAATTTTCTTCAAGAATGCCGTGTCGAAAGCCGATGCCGAGGCTTATGAGGCTGATCCGATGAAACTGGTGGCATGGGTGGCCGAGCATATACGGATAGAGAAAGAGTGTAATCTGGGAGGAGCGCCCATCACTCCTGAAGGTGTGTGGAAGGCACGAGTGGCCGATGCTCACAGCCGCGATATATTCTTCGTTTCGATGGCACGCAGCATGGCGATACCGGCCCGCATCGATGAAGTGACCGGAAAAGTGCAGCTGATGACGGCAAACGGGGCTGTGGATGTGAACTTCGACCAAGTGCAACCTGAAAGCCATATGCAGCAAAAAGGCCGCCTTGTGGCCGGCTATCGTTCTATCGCCTCATTGGACAATCCGAAATATTACTCCCATTTCACACTCTCCAAGCTGACTTCGCAAGGGCGTCTGCAATTACTCTCTTATGAAGAGGGTGATGCGGATATGGGAGGCGGCACTACATGGGCCGGCCTTTTGAAAGACGGTACGGCATTGGATGCCGGAAACTATGTGTTGGTGACTGGCACGCGCCTTGCCAGCGGGGCTGTACTTTCCCGGACTGTTTTCTTCAGTATCGTTCCGGGACAGACAACAAAGATTGAATTAGTGATGCGCGAGCGTAAGGATGAGGTGCAGGTCATCGGGAACTTCAATTCCGAATCGCTCTTTACTCCTCGCTCCGGCGATGGCGGAACAGATAAAAAAAGCCTGTTGCAGGTTTGCGGAAGAGGCTATTTCGTCGTAGGTGTCTTGGGCGTCAATCAAGAACCCACCAACCATGCGTTACGCGACATTGCCGCGTTCAAGAATGAGTTGGAGAAATGGGGGCGTCCGATGGTGCTTCTCTTCCCCGATGAGGTCAAGGCAGGCAAGTTTGCTCCCGCTTCTTTCCCCGGTCTGCCCGCCACCATCCGCTATGGTATCGACACCGATGGCATCGCCGCACAGATTGCGAATAACATGAAGCTGAAACACAAGGAGACGTTGCCGATATTCATCATTGCCGATACGTTCAATCGTGTGGTCTTTGTTTCGCAAGGATATACCATAGGATTAGGGGAACAACTGATGAAGACTGTTGAAAATCTATGA